A stretch of Sphingomicrobium flavum DNA encodes these proteins:
- a CDS encoding TonB-dependent receptor domain-containing protein, with translation MTNAHLLAALLGTTALLAPGHAFAQATPPSSPSASQVGNEQDPNQKEQTADVATPGAADAEPAPGEVEISGPGAGGGNDAIVIRGRFIPDPIRSTPEVVSVLSAEDIARTGDGDIAGALTRVTGLSVVGGRFVYVRGLGERYSAALLNGTPIPSPEPLRRVVPLDLFPTSIIASTVVQKSYSANYPGEFGGGVINLTTRSAPEKGFFSIGAGIGVDTETSLNLGYTYYGGDTDWLGFDDGTRDLPAPLASAFATGERIVEGATFSIDEMRAITASLDNASTNLIQSTNDVPVNLSGDVGFGANIAAGNLDIGLIAVGGLSNSWRTRGGIQQAGTRTGAPGDPDAQLIASSDFDYLATQNRVVLNGLGSLTFKLDDHKLRLTGVYIRDTLKEARASIGNSFDTVSPSTSRPDETLQLGSTSWFERELYDAQAVGEFEFGAFSLDLRGAYAKTRRDAPYERKYSYAFDEAAQDYVNNLRSPGQSAGLSFSELDDELWYGAVDVAYDLPTGIPILLSGGYAYTDNERSAIRRDFEFFPNQALNLGVAQERIDYLLSDYNVYTYDVLLRETTGGLGSAAYDAGLTVNAGYVMAELEPLDGVTLNMGVRYEDAEQSVTPRILFGQPAADASVLANDYWLPAGTLTWNFADDMQVRLSASKTIARPQFRELAPQPYSDTESQRTFFGNQFLVDSEILNLDARYEYYFGRDQILSVAAFYKDIKNPIEATAVNIGSSLVTSFANAPRAELLGAELEFRKYFPLADWGVKGDALSARRLTLITNYTYTQSKVKVEPGDTTISFTSQPNPIDATLVFDTTRDLRLTGQSEHLLNLQFGLEHEDRLSQQTFALTYASDRATNRGPNLTPDFIEKPGVQLDFIWREGFTLGGTELEMKAEARNLLGTRYEEVQELNGSELIINRYDRGRTFNLSLTATL, from the coding sequence ATGACCAACGCCCATCTGCTCGCCGCCCTTCTGGGTACCACCGCGCTGCTCGCCCCCGGCCACGCCTTCGCGCAGGCGACCCCGCCCTCTTCCCCGTCGGCCAGCCAGGTCGGCAACGAACAGGATCCCAACCAGAAAGAGCAGACGGCCGATGTCGCCACGCCCGGCGCAGCCGATGCCGAGCCCGCCCCAGGCGAAGTGGAAATTTCCGGCCCCGGCGCGGGTGGAGGCAATGATGCCATCGTCATTCGCGGACGCTTCATCCCTGATCCCATCCGGTCCACCCCCGAAGTCGTCTCGGTCCTGTCGGCCGAAGATATTGCGCGCACCGGCGATGGCGATATTGCCGGCGCACTGACCCGCGTCACCGGTCTATCGGTCGTCGGCGGGCGCTTCGTCTATGTGCGCGGGCTTGGCGAACGCTATTCGGCGGCGCTGTTGAACGGCACCCCCATTCCCAGCCCCGAACCGCTGCGCCGCGTGGTACCGCTCGATCTCTTTCCCACCTCGATTATCGCTTCGACCGTGGTGCAGAAAAGCTATTCGGCCAACTATCCGGGTGAATTTGGCGGCGGGGTCATCAACCTCACCACTCGCTCGGCGCCCGAGAAGGGCTTCTTCTCGATCGGCGCCGGGATCGGGGTCGATACTGAAACCAGCCTCAACCTTGGCTATACCTATTATGGCGGCGATACCGACTGGCTCGGCTTCGACGATGGCACGCGTGACCTGCCCGCGCCGCTCGCCAGCGCATTCGCCACGGGTGAGCGCATCGTCGAGGGGGCGACCTTCTCCATCGACGAAATGCGCGCCATCACGGCCAGCCTCGACAATGCTTCGACCAACCTGATCCAGTCGACCAACGATGTCCCGGTCAACCTGTCGGGCGATGTAGGCTTCGGCGCCAACATTGCGGCCGGCAATCTCGACATCGGCCTGATCGCGGTGGGCGGCCTCTCCAACAGCTGGCGCACCCGCGGCGGAATCCAGCAGGCGGGCACCCGCACCGGCGCACCGGGCGATCCCGATGCGCAGCTGATCGCCTCTTCGGATTTCGACTATCTGGCGACCCAGAACCGCGTTGTGCTGAATGGCTTGGGCAGCCTGACCTTCAAGCTCGACGATCACAAGCTGCGCCTGACCGGCGTCTATATCCGCGACACGCTCAAGGAAGCGCGCGCCTCGATCGGCAACAGCTTCGATACCGTCTCGCCCTCCACCTCGCGGCCCGACGAGACGCTCCAGCTCGGATCGACCAGCTGGTTCGAACGCGAGCTTTATGACGCGCAGGCGGTCGGCGAATTTGAATTCGGTGCCTTTTCGCTCGACCTTCGCGGTGCCTATGCCAAGACCCGCCGCGACGCGCCCTATGAGCGCAAATATAGCTATGCCTTCGATGAAGCGGCGCAGGACTATGTCAACAATCTGCGCTCGCCCGGCCAGTCGGCGGGGCTCAGTTTCTCCGAGCTGGACGATGAACTGTGGTATGGCGCGGTCGACGTCGCTTACGACCTGCCGACGGGCATCCCGATCCTGCTGTCGGGGGGCTATGCCTATACCGACAATGAGCGTTCGGCCATCCGCCGCGATTTTGAATTCTTCCCCAACCAGGCCCTGAACCTGGGGGTCGCGCAGGAGCGGATCGATTATCTGCTGAGCGACTATAACGTCTACACCTACGACGTGCTGCTGCGCGAAACGACGGGTGGCCTGGGTTCGGCGGCCTATGACGCAGGCCTCACGGTCAATGCCGGTTATGTGATGGCCGAGCTCGAGCCGCTCGACGGCGTCACCCTCAACATGGGGGTGCGCTACGAGGATGCCGAGCAGAGCGTCACGCCGCGCATCCTGTTCGGCCAGCCGGCGGCCGATGCCAGCGTCCTGGCCAATGATTACTGGCTGCCCGCAGGCACGCTGACCTGGAATTTCGCCGACGATATGCAGGTGCGCCTGTCGGCTTCCAAAACCATCGCGCGCCCGCAATTCCGCGAACTGGCCCCCCAGCCTTATTCGGATACGGAAAGCCAGCGCACCTTCTTCGGCAACCAGTTTCTGGTCGATAGCGAGATCCTCAACCTTGACGCGCGCTACGAATATTATTTCGGGCGCGACCAGATCCTGAGCGTCGCCGCATTCTACAAGGATATCAAAAACCCGATCGAGGCGACCGCGGTCAATATCGGCTCCTCGCTGGTGACCAGCTTTGCCAATGCCCCGCGCGCCGAACTGCTGGGCGCCGAACTGGAATTCCGCAAATATTTCCCGTTGGCCGACTGGGGCGTTAAGGGCGACGCCCTGAGCGCGCGCCGCCTGACGTTGATCACCAACTACACCTACACCCAGTCCAAGGTGAAGGTGGAGCCGGGCGACACCACGATCAGCTTCACTTCGCAGCCCAATCCCATCGACGCGACCCTGGTCTTCGACACCACCCGCGATCTGCGCCTGACCGGCCAGTCGGAGCATCTGCTCAACCTGCAATTCGGGCTGGAGCATGAAGACCGCTTGTCGCAGCAGACCTTTGCGCTGACCTATGCCAGCGACCGCGCGACCAATCGCGGCCCCAACCTCACGCCCGACTTCATCGAGAAGCCTGGCGTGCAGCTGGACTTCATCTGGCGCGAAGGTTTTACGCTGGGCGGAACCGAGCTTGAAATGAAGGCCGAAGCGCGCAACCTGCTCGGCACGCGCTATGAGGAAGTGCAGGAACTCAATGGCAGCGAGTTGATCATCAACCGCTATGATCGCGGACGGACCTTCAACCTGTCGCTCACCGCAACGCTGTAA